Proteins from a single region of Desulfobacter postgatei 2ac9:
- a CDS encoding DUF1573 domain-containing protein, whose translation MKHINFIIISSCLFIFAGTASVWAGPRAVPVAPSFEFEPVLEGEDLTHDFIIRNQGDAPLNITDVRPPUGCDRKAYDKQIPPGGEGKITIGVKTAGYGGRELIKNILVKSDDPENKKFYLKIAGKVKEIVKISPSTVNLNGIPGQTVSEVVTIEPVQMDELKILGMTLKYNKQIKAELIKPGQGEKTWKVRVSCYSEHPADIYDFITLTTDNPNKSHLRIRVYAIFEKDEPMEKSDLRTHVNNE comes from the coding sequence ATGAAACATATCAATTTTATAATCATTTCTTCATGTTTGTTTATTTTTGCGGGAACGGCATCTGTCTGGGCGGGCCCCAGGGCCGTCCCGGTGGCCCCCTCTTTTGAGTTTGAGCCCGTGCTTGAAGGAGAGGATTTAACCCATGATTTTATAATAAGAAATCAGGGGGATGCCCCTTTGAATATTACCGATGTTCGACCGCCTTGAGGGTGTGACAGAAAAGCCTATGACAAGCAGATTCCCCCGGGCGGGGAAGGAAAAATCACTATTGGCGTTAAGACCGCAGGATATGGCGGGCGTGAGTTAATTAAAAATATTTTGGTTAAATCCGACGATCCTGAGAACAAAAAATTTTATTTAAAAATTGCCGGTAAAGTTAAAGAGATTGTCAAGATCAGCCCCAGCACTGTGAACCTGAACGGGATTCCCGGACAGACCGTAAGTGAGGTGGTCACAATTGAACCGGTGCAGATGGATGAATTAAAGATCCTTGGCATGACGCTTAAATATAATAAACAGATAAAGGCTGAGTTGATCAAGCCCGGCCAGGGGGAAAAAACCTGGAAGGTCAGGGTTTCCTGTTATTCCGAGCACCCTGCGGATATTTATGATTTTATTACACTGACAACAGACAACCCCAATAAATCGCATTTGAGAATTAGGGTCTATGCTATTTTTGAAAAAGATGAGCCTATGGAAAAGAGCGATTTAAGGACACATGTAAACAATGAATAG
- a CDS encoding HAD family hydrolase yields the protein MDTSAIKAVVFDCDGVMFDTALANRKFYNDLLAAFNKAPLDDEQFKNIHMMTVRAAVEYLYPEMDDHQPVYKMIKSIGYESVVPLMLMEPGLIELLDAIKQAGLVRGVATNRTNTMGRVLIEHKLKKSFDIVVTASDVANPKPFPDQLEKIMGAYALVPKQLVFIGDSIYDKKAAESAGTWFIAFKQPGLEAHAHAVSMDEVGGLLKLSKYNS from the coding sequence ATGGATACGTCAGCAATTAAGGCCGTTGTGTTTGATTGTGACGGCGTCATGTTTGATACGGCTCTGGCCAACCGTAAATTTTATAATGATCTTTTGGCCGCTTTTAATAAAGCCCCCCTTGACGATGAGCAGTTTAAAAATATTCATATGATGACGGTAAGGGCTGCTGTTGAATATCTTTATCCGGAAATGGATGACCACCAGCCTGTATACAAAATGATTAAAAGCATCGGTTATGAAAGTGTGGTGCCTTTGATGCTGATGGAACCGGGCCTTATTGAGTTGCTTGATGCAATAAAGCAGGCAGGCCTGGTGCGCGGTGTGGCCACGAACCGGACAAATACCATGGGACGTGTGCTGATTGAACATAAGCTGAAAAAGTCATTTGATATTGTTGTCACGGCATCGGATGTCGCAAATCCCAAACCCTTTCCTGACCAGCTTGAAAAAATTATGGGGGCGTATGCGCTGGTGCCTAAACAGCTTGTGTTTATCGGGGATTCCATATACGATAAAAAGGCTGCTGAATCTGCTGGTACATGGTTCATAGCATTTAAGCAGCCCGGGCTTGAAGCCCACGCCCATGCAGTATCCATGGATGAGGTGGGAGGACTGTTAAAGTTAAGCAAATATAATTCTTGA
- the sat gene encoding sulfate adenylyltransferase — MSKLVAPHGGKGLVCCKLEGAALEAERKKAAGLKKIEISSQVKGDLIMLGIGGFSPLNGFMTKADWKSVCEDFLLANGTFWPVPVMLDASAADAAAIKVGDEITLERNGEIYATMKIEEKFEMTEAEKKWECEKVYKGHGEESDDKVFWEIALKDHPGVQMVMARKEFCLAGPVKVLSEGEFPEKFKGVYLTPAETRAIMDEKGWANVASMQLRNPMHRSHEHLCKIALDVCDGVLIHSLIGNLKPGDIPADVRIKCIDTLIKGYFVPEHVINAGYPLDMRYAGPREALLHATFRQNYGVNKMIIGRDHAGVGDFYTLFEAQEIFDTIPTPEDPGKRLLCEPLKIDWTFYCHKCDGMASMRTCPHGKDDRVILSGTKLRHALSNNQPVVDHFGREEVLVILREYYASLTEKVEVKLQSHAEGTKM, encoded by the coding sequence ATGTCTAAATTAGTTGCACCCCATGGCGGAAAAGGTCTTGTATGCTGCAAACTTGAAGGCGCTGCTCTGGAAGCTGAACGGAAAAAAGCCGCAGGTCTGAAAAAAATCGAAATCTCTTCCCAGGTTAAAGGCGACTTGATCATGCTGGGTATCGGCGGTTTCTCTCCGCTGAACGGCTTTATGACCAAAGCTGACTGGAAAAGCGTTTGCGAAGACTTCCTGCTGGCTAATGGTACTTTCTGGCCGGTTCCTGTTATGCTCGATGCTTCTGCTGCTGATGCCGCAGCAATCAAAGTTGGCGATGAGATCACCCTGGAAAGAAATGGTGAGATTTATGCCACCATGAAGATCGAAGAAAAATTCGAAATGACTGAAGCCGAGAAAAAATGGGAATGTGAAAAAGTTTACAAAGGTCATGGCGAAGAGTCTGATGACAAAGTATTCTGGGAAATCGCACTGAAAGATCATCCCGGCGTTCAAATGGTTATGGCCAGAAAAGAGTTCTGCCTGGCTGGTCCTGTAAAAGTACTCTCCGAAGGCGAGTTCCCCGAAAAATTCAAAGGCGTATACCTGACTCCTGCTGAAACCCGCGCTATCATGGATGAAAAAGGCTGGGCAAACGTTGCTTCCATGCAGCTGAGAAACCCCATGCACAGATCCCACGAACATCTGTGCAAGATCGCCCTTGACGTATGTGACGGCGTTCTGATCCACTCCCTGATCGGTAACCTGAAACCTGGCGACATCCCCGCAGACGTACGTATCAAATGTATCGACACCCTGATCAAGGGTTACTTTGTACCGGAACACGTTATTAATGCCGGTTACCCCCTTGACATGAGATATGCCGGTCCCCGTGAAGCCCTGCTTCATGCCACCTTCCGCCAGAATTACGGCGTTAACAAGATGATCATCGGTCGTGACCATGCCGGCGTTGGTGACTTCTACACCCTGTTCGAAGCCCAGGAAATTTTTGATACCATCCCCACTCCGGAAGACCCAGGCAAACGCCTGCTGTGCGAACCGTTGAAAATCGACTGGACCTTCTACTGCCACAAATGCGACGGTATGGCTTCCATGAGAACCTGCCCCCATGGCAAAGACGACCGTGTTATCCTCTCCGGCACCAAACTGCGTCACGCCTTGTCCAACAACCAACCTGTTGTTGATCACTTTGGCCGTGAAGAAGTTTTGGTTATCCTTAGAGAATACTATGCCAGCCTGACCGAAAAGGTTGAAGTAAAACTGCAGAGCCATGCAGAAGGCACCAAGATGTAA